In a genomic window of Salegentibacter salegens:
- a CDS encoding GbsR/MarR family transcriptional regulator — MNKTDLEAQKIRLIEKLGVQFEKEHQLAPVAARIFATLIVTGKKGITFDQLVNDLNAGKSTVSTHLEHLQTTNRIEYYTKSGDRKRYFIVKPDLMENHIDEVTAKWEAQKCIHKEVLEYKLKSNELNKENPPFDMEFQQSLLDFLDEATAALNKLKKNINNH, encoded by the coding sequence ATGAATAAAACAGACTTAGAAGCACAAAAAATACGGTTAATTGAAAAATTGGGTGTTCAGTTTGAAAAAGAGCATCAGTTAGCTCCAGTCGCAGCCAGGATCTTTGCCACGCTTATTGTTACCGGTAAGAAAGGAATCACTTTTGACCAACTGGTAAACGATTTAAATGCGGGTAAAAGTACAGTTTCTACTCATTTAGAACATTTGCAAACCACAAATCGCATTGAATATTACACCAAATCTGGAGATAGAAAGCGGTATTTTATAGTGAAACCGGACCTGATGGAAAATCATATCGATGAGGTAACCGCAAAGTGGGAAGCACAAAAATGCATTCATAAAGAAGTGTTGGAATACAAACTGAAAAGCAACGAATTGAATAAAGAAAATCCACCTTTTGATATGGAATTTCAGCAAAGCCTGTTAGACTTTTTAGATGAAGCCACCGCAGCGCTTAATAAATTAAAGAAGAACATCAACAACCATTAA
- a CDS encoding 3-hydroxyanthranilate 3,4-dioxygenase yields the protein MAVNKPFNLNKWIDQNRESLKPPVGNRNLYKESEDYIVMVVAGPNARKDYHYNETEELFYQLEGEIEVHIQEDGKKKTMQLGPGDMYLHPGKVPHSPVRKEGSIGLVVERKRLQLEGKDGLLWFCDNCNHKLYEVYFPLEDIEKDFLKHFKHFYGSKELRTCDNCGEVMPVDERFVAETE from the coding sequence ATGGCAGTAAATAAACCTTTTAATCTTAACAAATGGATTGATCAAAACCGGGAATCTCTTAAACCGCCGGTGGGAAATCGAAATCTCTACAAAGAATCTGAAGATTATATTGTGATGGTAGTGGCCGGTCCAAATGCGCGCAAGGATTATCATTATAACGAGACTGAGGAGCTTTTTTACCAGTTGGAAGGTGAAATAGAAGTGCATATTCAGGAAGATGGTAAGAAAAAAACGATGCAGTTAGGCCCGGGCGATATGTATTTACATCCCGGCAAAGTGCCACATTCACCGGTTAGAAAAGAAGGTTCTATTGGGCTGGTTGTGGAGCGAAAAAGGCTTCAGTTAGAGGGTAAAGACGGGCTTTTATGGTTTTGTGACAATTGTAACCATAAATTGTATGAAGTTTATTTCCCGCTGGAAGATATCGAAAAAGATTTTTTAAAGCATTTTAAACATTTCTACGGAAGTAAAGAATTACGAACCTGCGATAATTGCGGGGAGGTAATGCCGGTAGATGAACGTTTTGTAGCCGAAACGGAATAG
- the amaB gene encoding L-piperidine-6-carboxylate dehydrogenase — translation MSEVAEKFGIKQALKDLGLQETNNGTSTGEDFFSSGEVIESYSPVDGVLIGKVKATTKEDYEKVITTAEAGFKEWRTWPAPQRGEVVRQFNDELRRLKEPLGKLVSYEMGKSYQEGLGEVQEMIDICDFAVGLSRQLHGLTMHSERPGHRMYEQYHPLGVVGIISAFNFPVAVWSWNTALAWVCGDACIWKGSEKTPLTSVACQNIAARVFAENNVPAGISSLITGDYKVGEMMSNDKRVPLISATGSIRMGKIVAQAVAARLGKSLLELGGNNAIIVTPDADIKNTVIGAVFGAVGTCGQRCTSTRRVIIHESIYDKVKDAIVKAYKQLRIGNPLDENNHVGPLIDKDAVKNYQSALDKVVEEGGNILVEGGVLEGEGYESGCYVKPAIAEAKNEFKIVQHETFAPVLYIMKYSGDVSNALELQNGVVQGLSSAIMTNNLREAERFLSVEGSDCGIANVNIGTSGAEIGGAFGGEKETGGGRESGSDAWKVYMRRQTNTINYTTELPLAQGIKFDL, via the coding sequence ATGAGTGAAGTAGCAGAAAAATTCGGAATTAAACAAGCTTTGAAAGATCTTGGTTTGCAGGAAACCAATAATGGAACTTCTACCGGAGAAGATTTTTTTAGTAGTGGTGAAGTAATTGAATCTTATTCTCCTGTAGACGGGGTTTTAATAGGAAAAGTAAAAGCAACAACAAAAGAAGATTACGAAAAAGTAATTACTACCGCTGAAGCAGGTTTTAAAGAATGGCGCACCTGGCCAGCACCTCAACGAGGTGAAGTGGTTCGGCAGTTCAATGATGAATTAAGAAGACTAAAAGAACCTTTAGGGAAATTGGTTTCCTACGAAATGGGAAAATCTTACCAGGAAGGTTTGGGTGAAGTCCAGGAAATGATAGATATCTGCGATTTCGCAGTGGGACTTTCGCGGCAGTTACACGGATTAACCATGCATTCTGAACGTCCCGGGCATAGAATGTACGAGCAATACCATCCGCTTGGTGTGGTTGGGATTATCTCGGCATTTAACTTTCCGGTTGCAGTTTGGTCGTGGAATACGGCTTTAGCCTGGGTTTGTGGTGATGCCTGTATTTGGAAAGGATCAGAGAAAACTCCATTAACTTCCGTAGCATGCCAAAATATCGCCGCGCGCGTTTTTGCTGAAAATAATGTTCCGGCAGGGATTTCTTCATTAATCACCGGTGATTATAAAGTGGGTGAAATGATGTCCAATGATAAACGAGTGCCTTTAATTTCGGCTACCGGTTCTATTAGAATGGGAAAAATAGTTGCCCAGGCCGTAGCCGCAAGATTAGGAAAATCGCTACTTGAATTAGGAGGAAATAACGCAATAATAGTTACGCCAGATGCCGATATTAAAAATACGGTAATTGGTGCAGTTTTCGGTGCCGTGGGTACTTGTGGACAGCGTTGTACTTCTACCAGGCGGGTAATTATTCACGAATCTATTTACGATAAAGTAAAAGATGCTATTGTAAAAGCTTATAAGCAGTTGCGTATTGGAAATCCATTAGACGAAAATAATCACGTGGGGCCGCTTATCGATAAAGATGCGGTAAAAAATTATCAAAGTGCTTTAGATAAAGTTGTGGAAGAAGGCGGTAATATCTTAGTTGAAGGTGGCGTTTTGGAAGGCGAAGGTTATGAAAGCGGATGCTATGTAAAACCAGCCATTGCCGAAGCAAAAAATGAATTTAAAATCGTACAGCACGAAACTTTTGCACCGGTGCTTTATATTATGAAATATTCTGGAGATGTTTCTAACGCCCTGGAATTACAAAACGGCGTAGTGCAGGGGCTTTCTTCAGCAATAATGACCAACAATTTAAGAGAAGCCGAACGTTTTCTTTCGGTAGAAGGTTCAGATTGCGGGATTGCGAATGTGAATATTGGAACATCTGGTGCTGAAATTGGTGGTGCTTTTGGCGGTGAAAAAGAAACCGGTGGAGGAAGAGAATCTGGGTCTGATGCCTGGAAAGTCTATATGCGCAGACAAACAAATACTATTAATTACACCACTGAATTACCATTGGCGCAGGGAATCAAATTCGATTTGTAG
- a CDS encoding phospholipase A produces MRNKYKVILILVFTFCCGQVFSQRLSREKINDTIEKMPTLSIHKDNYFITGIPTNKDIASKTADAKYQISFKALVTRNTLPFDTHLFITYTQKAFWNVYEFSSPFRELNFNPGIGLGKPVYNKKDRLAGMAYLQLEHESNGRDSIYSRSWNSLSLSYHTAINKNLLLSVKGWLPFRYKKDNPELIDYVGYGKLSLTYNLIPDKLLVDLMLRKGIKDWNGTLRTRLLYKPFDSSNLHLMLEWYKGNAESLINFEENRSMIRAGFVLKSDELNFLKSLPDAF; encoded by the coding sequence ATGAGGAATAAGTACAAGGTAATTTTAATATTGGTATTCACTTTTTGCTGTGGGCAGGTTTTTTCCCAACGTTTATCACGAGAAAAAATAAACGATACAATTGAGAAAATGCCTACTCTTTCTATTCATAAGGACAACTATTTTATTACCGGAATTCCCACAAATAAGGACATCGCTTCTAAAACTGCAGATGCAAAATATCAAATTAGCTTTAAAGCACTGGTGACGCGTAATACTTTGCCATTCGATACGCATTTGTTTATTACGTATACCCAAAAGGCTTTTTGGAATGTTTATGAGTTTTCAAGTCCTTTTCGCGAACTTAATTTTAATCCGGGTATAGGGTTAGGAAAACCTGTTTATAATAAAAAAGATCGTTTGGCAGGAATGGCGTATTTACAGCTGGAGCACGAATCTAACGGGCGGGATAGTATTTATTCCCGCAGCTGGAATTCCCTTTCGCTAAGTTACCATACCGCGATAAATAAAAACCTGTTGCTTAGCGTAAAAGGCTGGTTGCCATTTCGATACAAAAAAGACAATCCCGAGCTAATAGATTATGTTGGCTATGGTAAATTAAGCCTTACTTATAACTTAATTCCAGATAAATTACTCGTAGACCTTATGCTTAGAAAAGGAATAAAAGACTGGAATGGAACCTTGCGAACCAGGTTGCTTTACAAACCCTTTGATTCCTCTAATTTACATTTAATGTTGGAGTGGTATAAAGGAAATGCTGAAAGCCTCATCAACTTTGAAGAGAACCGGAGTATGATTCGCGCCGGATTTGTATTAAAGTCAGACGAGTTAAATTTTCTCAAATCATTGCCGGATGCATTTTAA
- a CDS encoding isoaspartyl peptidase/L-asparaginase family protein produces the protein MKKIFFLFSLSLFLACNISVETETDKNQTSEAEKVQDSVENFGIVIHGGAGTILKENMSDSLEQAYKEKLEEAIRTGHEILANGGTAIEAVQRTINVMENSPLFNAGKGAVFTNEGKNELDASIMDGETLNAGAVSGVTTVKNPINLAWEVMENSEHVMLSGKGAEQFAEERNLEIVDPEYFYTENRFKSLERLKARKSEKTELDHDGKTAFVDPFIKDSKFGTVGCAALDKNGNLAAGTSTGGMTNKKWGRIGDAPIIGAGTYANNKTAAISATGWGEFFIRGVVAYDISALMEYKEMSLAEASKEVIQNKNPDLGGSGGIIAIDHQGNVSMEFNTAGMYRAKMNKDGELKIGIYSE, from the coding sequence ATGAAAAAAATATTCTTTTTATTCAGCTTATCTCTCTTTTTAGCCTGCAATATTTCAGTTGAAACAGAAACAGACAAAAATCAAACTTCCGAAGCCGAAAAAGTTCAGGATTCCGTAGAAAATTTCGGCATTGTAATTCACGGTGGTGCCGGGACTATACTTAAAGAAAATATGAGCGACTCTTTAGAACAGGCTTATAAAGAAAAACTGGAAGAAGCCATAAGAACAGGTCACGAAATTCTTGCCAATGGCGGAACTGCAATTGAAGCCGTACAGCGAACTATAAATGTGATGGAAAATTCACCACTTTTCAATGCCGGGAAAGGAGCCGTTTTTACCAACGAAGGCAAAAATGAGCTGGACGCTTCTATTATGGATGGCGAAACTTTAAATGCCGGTGCAGTATCTGGAGTCACCACGGTTAAAAATCCAATAAATTTAGCTTGGGAAGTGATGGAAAATTCAGAGCACGTGATGCTTTCAGGAAAAGGCGCTGAGCAATTTGCTGAAGAACGCAATTTAGAAATTGTAGATCCTGAATATTTTTATACCGAAAACCGATTCAAAAGTTTAGAACGTTTAAAAGCAAGAAAATCGGAAAAAACAGAATTGGATCACGACGGGAAAACTGCTTTTGTAGATCCTTTTATAAAAGATTCTAAATTCGGCACGGTGGGTTGCGCCGCTTTAGATAAAAACGGAAACCTGGCCGCAGGAACCTCTACCGGCGGAATGACGAATAAAAAATGGGGGCGTATAGGCGATGCTCCAATAATTGGAGCCGGAACTTATGCCAACAACAAAACCGCAGCGATCTCAGCCACCGGCTGGGGCGAGTTTTTTATACGAGGAGTTGTGGCTTATGATATTTCAGCATTAATGGAATATAAAGAAATGAGCCTTGCCGAAGCTTCAAAAGAAGTAATCCAGAATAAAAATCCCGATCTCGGCGGTAGCGGCGGGATCATCGCAATAGATCATCAGGGGAATGTTTCTATGGAATTTAATACCGCCGGGATGTACCGTGCAAAAATGAATAAAGACGGAGAATTGAAAATAGGAATCTACAGCGAATAA